Proteins encoded within one genomic window of Nitrospiria bacterium:
- the ftsH gene encoding ATP-dependent zinc metalloprotease FtsH: protein MNPRFKNLALWVLIGLFMIVLFNLFNLPSGPSEDDLVFSDFMMKLEKGEVSEVLIKENFITGTLKDGKKFKTYAAEDPELVKRLREQNVRISARPPDENPWYITFLLSWGPMIFLIALWIFFMRQMQMGGNKALSFGKSRAKLLSEDRKKITFSDVAGIDEAKHEVSEIIDFLKDPPKFQKLGGRIPKGVLIVGPPGTGKTLLAKAIAGEAGVPFFNISGSDFVEMFVGVGASRVRDLFDQGKKNAPCIIFIDEIDAVGRHRGAGLGGGHDEREQTLNQLLVEMDGFETTEGVILVAATNRPDVLDPALLRPGRFDRQVVVSRPDLKGRSEILAVHTKKIPLGKDVELSVIARGTPGFSGADLENLVNEAALLAARQNKVTVEMSDFETAKDKVLMGAERKSVIISEAEKKTTAYHEAGHALVAKLLPGTDPVHKVTIIPRGRALGLTMQLPEDDRYTYPRDYLYNNIAILMGGRAAEELVLKRMTTGAGNDIERATELARKMVCEWGMSDKLGPLTFGKKEEEIFLGREIAKHRDYSENTAIEIDNEVKKLVLDNYERAKTLIKNNMNALKALAEALLEREVLDAPEIDRIIQQAASA from the coding sequence ATGAATCCCCGGTTTAAAAATCTTGCCTTATGGGTTCTCATCGGTCTCTTTATGATTGTTTTGTTTAACCTTTTTAATCTTCCCAGCGGTCCTAGCGAAGATGATCTGGTTTTTAGCGATTTTATGATGAAGTTGGAAAAAGGAGAAGTGAGTGAGGTTTTAATCAAGGAAAACTTCATTACCGGGACTTTGAAGGACGGGAAGAAATTCAAAACCTATGCGGCGGAAGATCCTGAATTGGTAAAAAGGCTTAGGGAGCAGAATGTTCGGATTTCTGCGCGACCCCCGGATGAAAACCCCTGGTATATTACTTTCCTTCTTTCCTGGGGCCCCATGATCTTTTTAATTGCCCTCTGGATTTTCTTTATGAGGCAAATGCAAATGGGGGGCAATAAGGCCCTTTCTTTCGGAAAAAGCCGGGCCAAGCTTTTATCTGAAGACCGGAAAAAGATCACCTTCAGTGATGTAGCGGGGATTGACGAAGCCAAACATGAGGTCTCTGAAATAATAGATTTTTTGAAAGATCCTCCTAAATTTCAAAAATTGGGGGGACGAATTCCAAAAGGCGTCTTAATTGTGGGCCCTCCCGGAACCGGAAAAACTCTTCTGGCGAAAGCCATTGCGGGGGAAGCGGGGGTTCCGTTTTTTAATATCAGTGGGTCCGATTTTGTTGAAATGTTTGTGGGAGTGGGGGCGTCGAGAGTCCGTGACCTTTTTGACCAAGGAAAGAAAAACGCTCCGTGTATTATTTTTATTGACGAAATTGACGCCGTAGGGCGGCATCGTGGCGCCGGTCTTGGTGGAGGCCATGATGAGCGGGAGCAAACCCTGAATCAGCTTTTGGTGGAAATGGATGGGTTTGAAACCACGGAGGGAGTTATTTTAGTTGCTGCAACCAACCGCCCCGATGTTTTGGATCCTGCCCTTCTTCGGCCCGGCCGTTTTGACCGTCAAGTTGTGGTCAGCCGTCCTGATCTTAAAGGCCGAAGTGAAATTCTTGCGGTTCATACCAAAAAGATCCCTCTGGGGAAGGATGTTGAACTTTCGGTCATTGCCCGGGGAACTCCTGGGTTTTCGGGTGCGGACCTTGAAAATTTAGTAAATGAGGCTGCCCTTTTAGCTGCCAGACAGAATAAGGTTACTGTGGAAATGAGCGATTTTGAGACAGCCAAAGACAAGGTCCTCATGGGAGCGGAAAGAAAAAGTGTCATTATCAGCGAAGCGGAAAAGAAAACAACCGCTTACCATGAAGCCGGTCATGCTCTGGTGGCGAAACTGCTCCCTGGGACAGATCCTGTACACAAAGTAACTATTATTCCAAGAGGAAGAGCATTGGGTTTAACCATGCAATTGCCCGAGGATGATCGGTATACCTATCCACGTGACTACCTTTATAATAACATTGCCATCTTAATGGGTGGGCGCGCCGCAGAAGAGTTAGTTCTAAAACGGATGACCACCGGGGCGGGCAATGATATCGAGCGTGCCACTGAACTTGCCCGTAAAATGGTTTGCGAATGGGGGATGAGTGATAAATTGGGTCCCTTAACCTTTGGAAAAAAAGAGGAGGAGATCTTCCTCGGCCGTGAAATTGCCAAACATCGTGATTACAGCGAAAATACGGCTATTGAAATTGATAATGAGGTAAAGAAGCTTGTATTGGATAATTATGAAAGGGCGAAAACGCTCATTAAGAACAATATGAATGCACTCAAAGCCCTTGCAGAAGCCTTGCTTGAACGAGAGGTTTTGGATGCACCTGAAATTGATCGTATTATTCAACAAGCGGCTTCCGCATGA
- the tilS gene encoding tRNA lysidine(34) synthetase TilS, with the protein MRMENPLLKLPFGRSLGNEDLFHRFRETIRQYGLVHPGERIIVGVSGGPDSVCLLFLMGELAPLLDLSIGVAHLNHGLRGNEAREDQIFVKSLAQQLGFPFYTETVNVGSFAKEKGLSKQVAGRHLRYQFFERIAEEIKAHRIAVGHTLDDQTETLLMRLLRGTGSDGFQGIPIVRNGTIIRPLLMVTRREIEAYLKEKNIFFREDSSNQESYYFRNRVRKELIPFLMNRFNPNFQETLHREAFILCQEGDYLEKEARGVFKQCSVRGEGEIRFEGQYLLTLHPGLRWRVFRMAIRRLASSEKEIEFKHIAAMDQLLRGPGMGGLHLPNGLRIEKEQGFLVVLMKESTQSFPWNFPLVVPGVMDIDFVPVKVFSQITDDQVETHSETVAVFDWEKIPHPLEVRNWQKGDFFYPKGLGGKKKLQDFFVDLKIPRSQRSKIPLLASPKGILWIMGLRLDGRFLADQDSKIKLVISIQKKG; encoded by the coding sequence ATGAGAATGGAAAATCCGCTTTTAAAGCTTCCATTCGGAAGATCACTGGGTAATGAGGATCTCTTTCATCGGTTTCGTGAGACGATCCGCCAATATGGTCTTGTTCACCCGGGAGAGCGGATCATCGTAGGTGTCTCCGGAGGTCCAGATTCGGTTTGTTTGTTATTCCTAATGGGTGAACTGGCCCCTTTATTGGATCTGAGTATTGGGGTGGCCCATCTCAACCATGGATTGCGGGGAAATGAGGCCCGTGAGGATCAAATCTTTGTTAAATCCCTTGCCCAACAATTGGGGTTCCCTTTTTATACGGAAACCGTAAATGTGGGTTCCTTTGCCAAGGAGAAGGGGTTATCCAAACAAGTGGCTGGCCGACACCTGCGTTACCAATTTTTTGAACGGATTGCGGAAGAGATAAAGGCCCACAGGATTGCTGTGGGTCATACCTTGGATGATCAGACGGAAACCCTCCTCATGAGGCTCTTGAGGGGTACGGGGAGTGATGGATTTCAAGGAATTCCCATAGTTCGAAATGGAACCATTATTCGCCCACTGCTCATGGTGACGCGTCGGGAAATTGAGGCTTATCTGAAAGAGAAAAACATCTTTTTCAGGGAGGACTCCAGTAATCAGGAGTCTTATTATTTTCGTAATCGGGTTCGAAAAGAGCTGATTCCTTTTTTAATGAACCGTTTTAATCCCAATTTTCAAGAAACCCTTCACCGGGAGGCGTTCATTCTTTGCCAAGAGGGGGATTATTTGGAAAAGGAAGCCCGTGGCGTTTTCAAGCAATGTTCTGTTCGCGGGGAGGGAGAAATCCGGTTTGAAGGGCAGTACCTTCTGACCCTGCACCCGGGACTTCGGTGGAGGGTTTTCCGAATGGCCATCCGGCGGCTCGCTTCGAGTGAAAAAGAAATTGAATTCAAACATATTGCGGCAATGGATCAGTTGCTCAGAGGTCCGGGGATGGGGGGTCTTCATCTTCCCAATGGCCTTCGGATTGAAAAGGAGCAGGGTTTTTTAGTGGTTTTGATGAAAGAATCAACCCAATCTTTTCCATGGAATTTTCCCCTTGTGGTCCCGGGTGTTATGGATATTGATTTTGTGCCCGTTAAGGTTTTCTCGCAAATTACCGATGATCAAGTGGAAACGCATTCAGAAACAGTCGCCGTTTTTGATTGGGAAAAAATTCCTCACCCCCTGGAAGTCCGAAATTGGCAAAAGGGGGATTTTTTTTACCCCAAAGGTTTGGGAGGAAAAAAGAAGTTGCAAGATTTTTTTGTTGATCTCAAAATTCCCCGAAGTCAAAGATCAAAGATTCCTTTGTTGGCCAGTCCAAAGGGAATATTGTGGATTATGGGTTTACGTTTGGATGGGCGTTTCCTTGCAGACCAAGATTCAAAAATAAAGCTCGTTATCAGCATTCAAAAAAAGGGATAA
- a CDS encoding bifunctional riboflavin kinase/FAD synthetase, whose protein sequence is MEIIRGSDQILEPFHGPIIAVGNFDGAHVGHQTIIRKMVQRVQEVGGQSIVYTFDPHPLQVLNPNRLEGILTSFSEKMRVFEELGVDFVISEKFNLDFSKKDARTFIQDYLYGRIGAKEIFVGEGFAFGKGRGGSTEDLKRIGGELGIRVHIEAPVMIEGGVVSSSRIRGLLKEGIVAQASVLLGRPYVLEGEVAMGAQRGRDLGFATANLLPDEKIVPKRGVYAVKGEWRGKLFEGVAYIGSQPTFENKEIKIEVHLFHFKQDLYKDRIKVLFVEWIRDEMKFEGPQALVKQIHLDIQKAQEVFKVGGQGVLTVK, encoded by the coding sequence ATGGAAATTATTCGGGGTTCAGATCAAATCCTAGAACCATTCCATGGCCCCATTATTGCGGTGGGAAATTTTGACGGTGCCCATGTGGGGCATCAAACCATTATCAGAAAAATGGTTCAAAGGGTCCAGGAAGTGGGGGGACAAAGCATTGTTTACACCTTTGATCCCCATCCCCTTCAGGTATTAAACCCAAACCGGTTGGAAGGGATTCTGACTTCTTTTTCGGAAAAGATGAGGGTCTTTGAAGAGCTAGGAGTTGATTTCGTCATCAGTGAAAAATTTAATTTGGATTTTTCAAAAAAAGATGCCCGTACCTTTATTCAAGACTATCTTTATGGTCGAATAGGTGCGAAAGAAATTTTCGTGGGTGAAGGATTTGCCTTTGGAAAGGGAAGAGGGGGATCTACGGAAGATCTAAAACGCATCGGAGGGGAACTCGGAATCCGTGTACATATTGAGGCCCCGGTCATGATTGAAGGTGGGGTGGTCAGTTCTTCCCGCATTCGTGGTCTTTTAAAAGAGGGAATCGTGGCTCAGGCCTCTGTGCTCCTGGGAAGGCCTTATGTTTTGGAGGGTGAGGTGGCCATGGGGGCCCAAAGAGGAAGGGATTTAGGGTTTGCAACCGCTAATCTCCTCCCCGATGAAAAAATTGTACCCAAACGGGGGGTGTATGCGGTGAAGGGGGAATGGAGGGGAAAGCTTTTTGAAGGGGTAGCATATATCGGGTCCCAGCCTACTTTTGAAAACAAGGAAATAAAAATCGAGGTCCATTTATTTCACTTTAAACAGGATTTATACAAAGATCGAATCAAGGTTTTATTTGTGGAGTGGATCAGAGATGAAATGAAATTTGAAGGGCCTCAGGCTTTGGTGAAACAGATTCATTTGGATATTCAGAAGGCCCAGGAAGTTTTTAAAGTTGGGGGGCAAGGGGTTTTGACGGTAAAATGA
- the cdaA gene encoding diadenylate cyclase CdaA, with amino-acid sequence MEVLLAMGWKDLFDIAIVAFLFYWLFLFLKGTRAFQILIGVIILFLAFILSKLFDLYTIDWLVTSFWSQIVLALVILFQPEIRKALAQIGQTPFGRRFPVTEESRFLEEIVRACVSLANKKIGAIIVLEREIELEDIVEMGTPVDAVVSKEVLMSIFLPYSPIHDGAVIIKGGRIVAAGCFLPLTLSSDVSKMLGTRHRAALGVTEETDAVVIVVSEETGAISIIVGGQMTRELEGAALRRVLIRIFKKEKKRGRFPLLERFRALIPLRLR; translated from the coding sequence ATGGAAGTTCTTTTAGCCATGGGTTGGAAGGATTTATTTGATATTGCCATAGTGGCTTTTCTTTTTTATTGGCTTTTCCTTTTTCTAAAAGGAACCCGGGCTTTTCAAATTTTAATTGGCGTTATTATCCTTTTCCTTGCCTTTATCCTCTCTAAGTTGTTTGACCTGTATACCATCGATTGGTTAGTAACCAGTTTTTGGTCCCAAATTGTACTGGCTCTTGTGATTTTATTTCAACCGGAAATTCGAAAAGCCTTGGCACAAATCGGCCAAACCCCGTTTGGTCGCCGTTTCCCTGTTACCGAAGAATCCAGGTTTTTAGAAGAGATCGTCAGGGCCTGTGTTTCTCTTGCGAATAAAAAGATTGGTGCTATTATTGTCCTTGAAAGGGAGATCGAACTGGAAGATATTGTTGAAATGGGTACTCCGGTGGATGCGGTGGTTTCCAAAGAAGTGTTGATGAGTATCTTCCTCCCCTATTCCCCCATCCATGATGGAGCGGTGATCATCAAAGGCGGGCGGATCGTGGCCGCGGGATGTTTTTTGCCTTTGACCTTAAGCTCCGATGTTAGCAAAATGCTTGGAACTCGACACCGGGCCGCCCTTGGCGTGACCGAAGAGACTGATGCAGTGGTTATTGTGGTGTCCGAGGAGACAGGGGCGATTTCCATTATTGTGGGTGGGCAAATGACCCGGGAACTGGAGGGGGCTGCACTACGTCGTGTGTTGATTCGAATTTTTAAGAAAGAGAAAAAAAGAGGAAGATTTCCTCTTCTCGAGAGATTTAGGGCACTGATCCCATTACGCCTCAGGTGA
- the hpt gene encoding hypoxanthine phosphoribosyltransferase: MGRIYGKPIITQEEIQRRIRELGQRITLDYEGRPLILVGVLKGAFAFHSDLARAIRLPLKIDFLVVSSYGSRGHSSGVVKIISDLTEKIEGQHILLVEDIVDSGLTVSYLKKSLLVRKPKSIKACTLLNKPERRKTEVSIEYVGFTIPNHYVVGYGLDYENKYRNLPYIAVLDVSDQG; encoded by the coding sequence ATGGGCCGGATTTACGGAAAACCGATTATCACACAAGAGGAGATACAAAGGCGAATTAGAGAATTGGGACAACGTATTACATTGGATTATGAAGGTAGGCCGTTAATTTTGGTTGGGGTATTGAAAGGGGCGTTTGCTTTTCATTCTGATTTGGCCAGAGCCATTCGTTTGCCTTTAAAAATTGATTTTTTAGTGGTTTCCAGCTATGGATCAAGGGGACATTCCTCCGGTGTGGTAAAGATAATTTCCGATCTGACAGAAAAGATTGAAGGACAACATATATTGCTGGTAGAGGATATCGTTGATTCCGGCCTAACCGTCAGCTATTTAAAAAAGAGTCTTTTGGTTCGAAAACCAAAATCGATCAAAGCCTGTACCCTTCTCAATAAACCTGAGCGGCGCAAAACCGAAGTGAGTATTGAATATGTGGGGTTTACGATTCCCAATCACTATGTAGTGGGTTATGGTCTTGATTACGAAAACAAGTACCGTAATTTGCCCTATATTGCGGTGTTGGATGTGAGCGACCAAGGCTAA
- the hemB gene encoding porphobilinogen synthase produces the protein MTFPISRPRRLRHTPGLRRMVQETRLSVDQLILPFFVKHGRGEPEEISAMPGVFRLTIDQLVKEASEAFHLGIPAIILFGIPKVKDESASEAFHPEGIVQQAVRTVKDRIPELTVITDVCIDEYTTHGHCGVVREGQIDNDATLEILARIGVSHAQAGADMVAPSDMMDGRVGAIRATLDQEGFSHLPIMAYSAKYASCFYGPFREAAGSAPQFGDRKSYQMDPPNVSEALREVSLDIQEGADIVMVKPATPYLDVIWRVKERFQCPVAAYQVSGEYAMIKAADRQGWVDGPSAIRESLLSIKRAGADLILTYFAKEAAGFLGR, from the coding sequence ATGACATTTCCAATTTCAAGGCCCCGAAGACTTCGGCATACCCCGGGCCTTCGGCGAATGGTTCAAGAAACCCGGCTTTCCGTTGATCAGTTGATTCTTCCCTTTTTTGTGAAGCATGGAAGGGGGGAGCCTGAGGAAATTTCCGCTATGCCCGGGGTTTTTCGATTGACGATTGATCAGTTGGTCAAGGAAGCTTCGGAAGCCTTTCACCTCGGGATTCCAGCTATCATCCTTTTTGGCATACCCAAAGTGAAGGACGAATCCGCCTCCGAAGCCTTTCATCCAGAGGGAATCGTACAACAAGCGGTCCGTACCGTTAAAGACCGAATTCCGGAGTTAACGGTGATTACCGATGTCTGCATTGATGAATATACCACCCATGGACATTGTGGTGTTGTTCGGGAAGGGCAGATTGATAATGATGCCACCCTGGAAATATTGGCGCGGATCGGTGTTAGCCATGCACAGGCAGGTGCGGATATGGTTGCTCCCTCCGATATGATGGATGGGCGGGTGGGGGCTATTCGAGCGACTTTGGATCAGGAGGGTTTTTCACATCTTCCGATCATGGCCTATTCTGCAAAGTATGCTTCCTGTTTTTATGGCCCTTTCCGGGAAGCAGCCGGTTCTGCACCTCAATTTGGGGATCGAAAATCCTATCAAATGGATCCTCCTAATGTATCCGAAGCCCTGCGGGAGGTTTCTTTGGATATTCAAGAAGGGGCAGATATTGTTATGGTGAAACCTGCCACGCCTTATCTCGATGTCATTTGGCGGGTGAAAGAGCGTTTTCAATGTCCCGTTGCGGCCTATCAGGTCAGCGGGGAGTACGCAATGATTAAAGCGGCGGACCGGCAGGGATGGGTGGATGGCCCCTCTGCCATCAGGGAAAGTCTTCTTTCTATTAAACGGGCCGGAGCAGATTTAATTTTGACCTATTTTGCAAAAGAGGCCGCTGGTTTCTTGGGAAGGTAG